The nucleotide sequence TAttgcttttaatattagttttacaTAGTGGTGTTCAATATTAGGAATATTCAGTAAAAATTAgcttttttcaaaaagtttatttacataacatacatagtAACTGACAAGAGTAgctataagtaataaaaactcaGCAGCGGAGACAGTGAAGTGAACTTAACAAGCAAAGGTCGGAGTGCGGAGCGTGCAACCGACGCGAAAGCGAAATGCAAGCGCCCGCGCCGGCACTACGGTCACGCATCTCGGGCCCAACCAACTGATTTCACTAAAGATTTGAGACAGGAATCACTGCTTACTGAGTCACAGctaactattaattaaaactaaataaaaatatctattaaatCAAAGTTACATGATAAACGTATGAAAGTATTAACTTGGGTTTTTGATAAGTCGTGAaattaaacttacaaaaatatctattaaatctttgataaaataatttttaactcgGGACTTtagataaaaacataaaattttaactaaCTGAATTATGAAAAAGGAAActataataaatgaattaaaaagaaGCGAAATCACGAATAAAACTTTTGTCGAAGTTTGAATGAAGCAATTGCATacgtatttttactttttaacgtACTTAATAAGTTCTCAATGAACTTACAAGCCAATAACAGTAAACTGTGTAAATATAGATCAATCATTCTATTttcgtaattaattaagtatcatAGTTATCAACGATTCTCCTTGAGTTTGAATTGGCGTTGTGTTGTCAACAGATTGCACAATCTGTTTGCAGACGAGGATTTCAGTACAGACTGACCATAACTCCAAGCGCCATAAAAcgatattcacaaaaataaagtttatgtttaacAGGACATCAACAATCAGACGCTTTAGAATCCCCATATGAAAAATCCGCTACTGCCTACAACACATCACGCCAAAATTTGCTATTTTATTAACTATAGTAATAGTAATCATAtatgttttaagtaaataattagatCCATATATTAACTATTAGTTCCATGACAGGTAACAGTTAACTTATAAACAGGAGTACACGTCTCTCTAAACAGTGACTTCTCTATACTCCATATGAGTAGGCGCTTACCTGaagataaacaatcttgatatcaataaaacttatgtttaaaataaaatgttgttaaaagtgcctactcaaatgaagCACACTAAGATAAAGCCAAAGACAGCTTCCAAAACTCAACcaatttagtaaataaagaGAATAAACAGTTAATTTGACTATCGCAAGACATCATACGCAAAGGTAATCTAATCAGGAGCTCAACTAGAAGAAAAACTTTGGAAACTGTTGATTGTGCCAGAGATAAGTTACTCTATTTCTCTGCTGACAAGATTGactgttaaaataatacaattcaaaaaattaaataatcatcGAGTAGGATAAAACCTTTGCCATTTCATACAATCTTATTAATTCACGTATAAGTATACTCtctagaattattattaaaaacagtaaaaactttgaaataaagaaatatattaaaacgtTATCGTGAATCTTGAGAACAGAGAATAATGCACTTGCGGTAATTATCTGTTTTAACAAGTCCATATAAAAATCATCAGATTTTTTGCGTATTCGTTACAAAAGTGTTTGAAACAACATTAATTCAGTATAGAAAAAACTATGAAACcgtaaaataatgattatattgTACCCCGGAAATAACACCATGCACGTCGTATTCAACTTGATGTATTCCATAATTTGTTTAGGTACGAGCATGAAAATTTTGAAGCAAATTTAAATTCCTTGATAAATAACTatcgcataaaaaatattatacaacttTTTCTAGCTTGTTAACTTTTAAAAgcataatcataataatataatctatgaGTTCCCTTTAGGATGAttctaatatataaaaatatagaagacATTGAATGCAGATGTTGCCTCGGGCGTGGCTGCGATCAGCACGGGCGCGATGACCGGCGCGAAGAGCGGCGGCAGCGGGCCCGCCGGCCGCGGCGCGCGTCAGTCCTCGCTGCACGAGTCCTCGTTGTCCGCCTCCTTGATGTTCGTGAAGAACGAGGTCAACGCCTTCATCATCACGCCTGCGACAACACAAACCACATTAACACCTCTATAACTCACTACTTACAACCACGTACGGAgcatgtaacaaaataaataccttttcCTTCTGGCTCCTTTTCGGATTCCTCCCATGCGATAAACCCAtctaatgaaataatatattgGTCATGGAGATATTGGAATATCTCTAATGTTAagcctgaaacaaataaaaaatatgattacaaTATTGTATTGCCTCAGTTCAGTTAGATAGaaagaattataattattttaacaaatacctTGTGGGTGTTCTAGCCTATGTATAAGCTGTTGTATGCCGAACAAGCAACTTGCTTCTCTCGACTGTTTTGTCTCGCCGAAGTCGTGTATAAGACTCGCATATTTATTCATGCGATCTTGGTTAAAGTGTGGCACATCGCGTCCCTCAGGACCGAAAAGAACATGTTCGCAAATTGCCTGAATCAGTGCTCGCATAAACCAATCCTCATTTGCAGTATTGCCAAACTTATCCTACAAAAACACATTAAAcattcaacattaaaaataccatCTATTATTACAGTAACTTATTTGTATACAGAATTTGGtaaagataacatttttaattttaggacTTTTGATTTAGATTCAGAAGGATGTGTTACCTTAATCCATCCCTTTATACATTCACAACCCTCATCAGCATTCATTAATTGAATTAGTTTGCTTTGAGTTTGGACTGGCGTCAGGATTTTCTTCGTTTCTTCGCTAACCTTGGAATCTCCTTCCAAAAATTCGAACTTATTATCTTCTAACCACGTCGTGACCTGCAGTTAAccagataaattattataacaaactaTGCTTATATTATagacaggaaaaaaatattttttatttgtttgtactggACCGTTTTGgatcttttactgttggaaagctacccAAGTAACAAGCTatatttatcccggtacgggcagtggtTCCCACGAGACTGAAGTGAAACCGTGGGGAATCTGCTAGTAACAAATATTAGAAGTTACTTTTagaactacatatttagtttcTACAAAAAACTGTTTTCACCCCTgtgttattttgtatgtttaaatgttttatgtgcCCAGTAAGGTGAACCacttataagaaaatatatttgaagaCGCTTACGAGTTTTTCATCCATCCATTGCTTAATCTGAATACCAGACTCTTGCCATTTGCTTCTAACAAAGGAAGGTCCCATACTTTCTTTCAGGTCCCTAATCACCGCTTTCAAAAATAGATGCCCATGGTGCGCTGAAATTATGCTTTCAGAGACCTTAAATAGCTGTACAAAGGTGATATGctgaaaatgaataatattattaaaatcaccGAATGTTACGATTTCATTGTACGTAAAGTGCATAAAAAGGTTTAGTTAAGTGAAGAGACTTATTTATCGTCTTTGCTTGAACGAATATTCACCAACatagatttatattttacctttttttcgATTTGTGGTGCAATAATTTTTCCTAAATTATCATATAACATAGGAATATCAATGTACAGATCTGGCGCAAATTCTAGCATTTCCTTCATGCCTGAAATAAAATTCTCAGGAGAGATGATATTTGATGTCACTAAATTGAGCAATGCCTTTGAAATAAGTCCAATTGCCTTGGCTGgcctaaaacaaacaaaaaaggaaTATAGATCGTCATACAGATAAACTATAATAGCAAATACATTTTACTTATACTCTTGTGGTGTTTGCTTACTTTTCTACAGCAATATTGAGTATTTCATTAACCACAGCAGCGTGGTACTGGGCTGTGAATAGCTGCTTCACATCTGCTACCATTTCAACATCATCCGAATTGATGATGCAGAGGTCTATCAAGGACTTGATTGACTTCTTCTTAGCTTCAGGGAGGGGCTCTTGTGGCAcgggcgcgggcgcaggcgcgGGTGCTTCGTTAGCAACTGGCGGCGTAGTAGGTGCGGCACTCGTACTTCGCGTGCCGGAGTTAGACCGCGCCACGCCTACCGACCCAGACCGGCTACTGCTTCCACTTGCATCTGTTCAAATCGTACGTACAATTAATCACATGTCCAAACGGTGCTAACATGCAAAAATTgaatcaaatattaatttggGAACTTACTAAAGTCGCCTCTTGAATTGAATGTAGACCTTTCAATGGACGCTCCTTTGGAATAATTAGGTGTCATGTCTCTGTTAGCTGAAAGCAACGAAAAtcaattttttgaaaaaatatttttggtatgaTAACCAAAATCATGAATGGTTTTATAAGAAACTAGCTGCATCTTGCAGCTAAAATCACCATagcaaaattattgttatggGTAAAGGCCAAAGGCATTGGCAAATTATTACtaaataacattgaaattaTCCCAAAGTAATAGTAGACCAATATTCATGAGAAGCAAAAGGAAAATTAACGTTCAGCAAAAGTAGGCTCAAAGTGTCTAGTTTTCAAACTgcataatattttctaaaatgtttaGTTCTGgaataactattaaaaaaagtaaaggaCGGCACAGAAATTTGCTcatttcaaaattgagcttaTTTTTGCTAAAGGGATTTAATGCCTTTCGGACAACATTTGACCAGTAGGAAGGCTaacaataaaataccaaaattttatttagtacactaTTTAGTACATTTGAAAATTCTAATAAATGTGCAgtcttttcaaaaatgttttgacgtTACAAAAGGGTATCATTAAAATTagtcgatttaaaaaaaagatttcactgtttttttatagcttttaatttttgaaatatcatcgaaaagcttttcaaaacgccgacaaactttctaccaggaattagtAAAAGGATTTAATACTTTTCTTAGCAATTCTCATACGCCACTCTAACCCTTTAGACTCTAGTAATATTCTATTATACAGacataaagtccttaaaaccaagttTCTATTAAGTGGCCGAATTTTTCGCAAAAGAATATATGTATGACAAGCTTTATATACGCCAACATTTGCAGCATTTCGACATTCGTAATTGGAGTCTATGTTTGACTCAGCTGGATAGAAGTATCCAATAGATGTCCTTATAATGCCAGGTAGGTATCTCCATTAATTACAATGGGTCAAAATGCTAACTAGGTACCAACCTACATGATACTGCACCATAATTGGAACATACCTACAGTTTATGTATAAGCtatttgtttcaaataataTGCGTGTATGTTAAAAAGTTAACATTAACATTTGTTACTTGTCATCTATTTGATCCATCATCTCAAATATCGCTATGCATAGCTAAtacatatcatatttattttcgtaaagAAGGAAATCTACTGGCTGACATCAGTCAATGCACAATTAAACCTGCACGATTGCGAGTGGATTATTGCAACATAATTCCATAAATGATACTGCATGCGTCAGTCTAAGAAAGTAATACTCTCAAGGCCATCAGTGAAAGCGCGGAAACCAGCTTGTTTAGTGCCTAATTTAATATCTCTATTGACATCAGATAAAAcagtatatttaaaatattagttccAAGACTTCaacgaatattaaaaaaatagaattggtAAAATTTTTGCAGGCGTTTTTGAGCTAGGCGATtgacacattttgcgattcatttttatattgtagATGCTTTGACATTGAAGGTTAAATAAAGCTACATTAATGAAAGACTGACTTTTATAGGACTGTgcactattaatattaatggacAATAGACAAACAACATGTATAAGATACATTTTGTGTGACTTACCTCTAAGTGAAGTTGGATCAGTTTGTACATTCTCGAGGACACTGTACATGTTTTTGCTGATACTGATCATGGAATTGCTACTCGCCTGTGCAGTATTCTTTGTACCTGAACCATGGTTCCATGCCGAATTATGTGGAgccaattttatattattcagatTCTGAAATCAAAGAAATTTATGATTAAcaatgataatttattaaattatatattcgtttttaaacttttgaatgtttttttacattCCACAAATTTTTTAAGAGAATAACCTCGTTATAAAGAAAGCCAGACATACCTTTTGTGTAACAGCCTTAAGTTTTAGTGTGTCCACAGGGTAGTTCGCCCTGGAAGACTTCCATGTATTGTCGATAAAGGCGGTATTAGGATTCTGCCTCCGGCTATCGCCACGTTTGCCCCGGCCGCCTTCATCACGACGGAATCCACCCATGGGATTGGCATtcattaactaaaaaaaataaagtactttATTTAGAGCACACAGTGGAcaagtgtaaaaataatttgtacttATTGTATAGTTTAAtatcataaatacaaaaatgacTTCATTTAAATTACCTCTATGTGACGCTGTTGTTGTTCAGCCTCTTTTTGAATTTGATCCATCATTTTAGGTTGTGAATCAATAACAGTCTTAGCCACCCATTTACGTTTCCTGAGTTCAATGACATCTTGAAGCATAAACCTatatgaaaaaacaaaattattatagcACAGATCTGCATATGTATCTGAAAAGCAAAATTTATACAACAAGAAGGAAATAAAACTAACCTAACACGGCTACTTATTTTATTAGACTTGCGATCAACAATGTCCTGcattttcttgaaaatgttATCAAGTTGACCATTTACTTCATTCTCAACTTGTTCACCGATCGTTGTCAGCAATTTGCACAGGCATTCAAGCTTCTCCTCTTCCACTTTATCAATTAAATACTTCATACAGTAATCCATAATTTTGGAtgttaacattttcaatttatacaGCTCACCTGTAACAATCATGAAtagcaatttaatttcataataaatacaaacgttaattttgtgttttcattttctaaaagaaataataagtagGCACAATAAAAATCGCTAGtcaaaacacatatttttacatCGCATTGGCTAAATACTGTAAGTGAAGAAATTGGCAATGCACATATAGCTTAGCttaattttataggtaagtGAATTAGAAAAGTCTCCAATTGAGAAGAAAGTTTtgcaaaatcataatttatacAAATTCGCAGCTATCCAGTAGGCACACAGGCAAAAAAAATCAATGCTTTCGCTACTTTGCTAATGCAGGTGGGTAAATCATTAAGCATTTTCATTTAAACTCAACATAGTACACAACATAGGATTTGtataaattcagaaaaaaatactatcaatcatagttaaagaaaaataatttataagaagtAATGTAAAGAAGGTGAACTTACCAATGAATCTGACATTTCCCACAGACCTCATTCTTACTCGCCTATTCTCTTCATCAATCATCAGCGTAAGTTCCTTCTTCTTGACCTGCAACAtgtgtaaatattgttattatgtccATACATTGTACAACCATTTGTAATTATTATGCAGTATTAGCTATCTTGACTCACAGGGTCTGTGCAAGCTGCTAATTCACTTTCTAATTTCAATATCTGCTCATCCACTTTGTGGGTCTCAAATTGGTTCTGACATTTATTGATAATGAGAGCTCGGAAATTAACACACTTGTCAGGTGAGGTTGGGTTGTCAGCGGGGAcctgtaaataatttcaatatgaaTATATGTCCTGATTACCATCATATTCATAGAGACAATTGTCTAATAATAGCACAGCTTCTTATACCTTCAGTACAGACAACTTGTTGCACATAGCAGCATAAGCTTCAGAAAAGTTGGGCTCATCAATGGCTTTCTCAAATACTAAATCAATAACGCCTTCCAAGCGCTTTTGATTATTAATTTCTAATGTTTTAACTCTCTCCAGAAGGGTATCAAACTTTTGTGGAGTCAACTTGTTCAATATGCCTCTGAACTTCTTGTAGAGTtcctgtaaaaaaaatcatgGACATTAGAATACGAAAAAGAGTCAATTTCTTTTCATCTTAAAGGTATAATAACTTGCCTGTGTCCTGGCTTCTTCTTCATTCACAGTATCTTTGCGGAATCTTGTAGGTTTCCATGCAGAGTCAACTTCGTTTAGCTTGACTTCCTCCCTCAATGACAAAGAAACGTGAATAACCGGTTTATGAGCGCTGTTGACACTTGGACTTGGAGCCAACTTGACGCTCCCCTTgcctaaataataaaacaaacaaattatatgattttggaggaaatattacaattatcatttaaatatgGACTGCAGAGTATTACCAGTTGGTGCAGCATTTCTTGAATCTTTCTTAGCATCACGAGATGTGTTATTCCTGGATCCCATGCCTGCAGGTTTGGCAAATGGAGGAAATAGAGAGTCATTCATGGGTCTTGAAATAGGCGTGAATGGTTGCGGTTCCTGCATTGGCGTGGTCTATAAAAGAAGTAAGACAACACATTAAAATATGTACACATGCTAATATTAAAAGCATCATTAAACAGAATTGTGTAGTTACCCTTATGACATTGCAGTGTTCCAAAACAGAAACATTAACGGGCTTGTTCTTTGAAAGTGGATCATCCTTTATTTGCTTGAGCAAATCAATATCATAGTACTTTTTGCCAGCAGTATTGAGCGGAGACCATTGATCTGAGAAACATAGTTAATGTTAGTTACACCTGTTAAGTAGATAATGGATTAGAGATAATTGTACTCTATGCATAAGTTGACAAACCTTCACTGTACTTGTATTTAGGCACAAAGACTGCTGGTGCTGCTTGTGCCTCAATCTTTGAAGTATCTTCGGGTGCAGGCTTAGGTGCAGCCATTTCATCAGCAGGCTGGGTTTTATCATTTTCTACATTAACTACTTTATCAGTCTCATTTTTACCGTTTTCATATGACTCGGCTTCTTTAATATTTGGCTCATTATTAGCCATTttgtttgaagattttttattagaattcttaatattctttaaaactttttcatttttattgatgTCTTCTTTAACAGTCTCAGTTTTAGTAATTTCAGTATTATTTCCATTGGCAGTATCAGGATCTAAGAGAGAAAACAATAAGGATTGAGGATATAGCCTGAGTTATTTTAGTATTCAATTATTGATAGACGCAGGGAATGAATTTTATAGTGTTTCATTATTAGCCTATAAATGTTTAACCCAGAATTGTATCAATTCCAAATTCTATCagttaaatgatttaaatactTATCTATCAATATCTATACTTAACAATCTTAAAATCAACTCTCTACATTTCTGTCAAGCTTTACAGtagagttaaaataaaaaatcctaaaTCATATGGTTACTTCAGGATTATTATTCAGGCAAATAAAGGAAAGAATATAAAATCTAATATACActcaaacttataaaatattgaaaagaacAAACCTGTAGTCTTATTAAGGTTAATATCTTTCATTTTTAAATCAGATTGATTAGTGCGCAGCACACTCGATATACTCTGTGTTAATTTAACTTGGGCTTCTATCGCACTTGATTGTTCTTTAGACTCTGGTGCCTTGGACAGCTGCTCTTTGGCAACCTTTTCAATGCTAGCAGATAACAGTTGTGTGGCAGTGGGAGTAGTTTCAACAAGGGGCTCGCTTGAGGTTGGTTCAACATTGGACGCTACATCAGCTGGGGTTTCAGCCTCTAAAGCTGGAGAATATTGCTTTATGGTtacttgtttctttgtttgctcCACACCTAAGCCCTGATTTTGACTAGTTGGAAATATTGAAGCTTCTGCCAAGCTATCAACTGAAATAATCActgtaaaaaatgaaattatattaattatataattcatacatttttgataaataaacacTGTGATTTCACTATAGTAGGTTCATGTAATTTGATATTTAGTTAATGAACTGGTTCATGAATATCTTCCTTAGGCCATATTTAAATTACACATATCTTTAGATTGTTATTGTACCGCTTACTAAAATCAAGGTTGTCGCAAAAAATGACAGGAGACAACATATTCTGCGATAAAACTATGGGCAGAAGCATTTAACGTATACATTGTGTTGTTATGGAGTGACAATCAAAATAGTTCGCTAGCGAATTAGTTTGCCGGGGATATTATTTGATCATAATAAACGATGTATGTAAATCATGATGAAACAGATACTGAGTCGACTTGCATTGAATTAAATGCGTGAAATATAGTTGTAAACTATCCTATTCATTTTTAAGAACCAAGTTCGTATTCTATAAATAGAGACGTGAGATATTTCCACGTGGGAGTCTTGCACAGTATATCTACCTGAATATCCGACTTTATGTGGCACTGATACCTAAATTATATCACAGTATAATAATGCGTTATGCTATCTAAATAATCAtcacacaataaaaatattgtaaggtaATGTAACAATATGGTAAAAGAAAGTATAATCAAAAGGTCACTCAAGGATCTAGAATACGTCCGACACACTTTGCACTTATAACGCACTACTTAGtgttaaaacttaaataaatatttaaataactaattaattaagtaataataatataataattgatgTGCGTATAAAAAGATCTAGataaaaaaactcaaaactatttaaatcGCGGCCATGCTCAATGTGACTGTAAGGTAAgagccgccatcttggattgtTCCATGCCGGACAGGCGGCTCGGAGTAGCTAGTGTTGTGCGCAAGTGCACGACTAATCGATTCGAAGTTATTTCACGACGAATCatatttcgtaaaaaaaaaatttagtaCCGACTATGAACAAGAATaggttaaaattattatttttatatattatttcgCACTTTTAACGATTACAAACGCAAGTAAAATATACTTCATTTGTATTGTATGGATCATTTTTAACACCCGACGCTTTTTAAAAACGACGGGgttttataagtttgacgtgtctctgtgtgtgtgtgtgtgtgtgtgtatgtggcatcgtagctctcaaacggatgatccgattgtaatatttttattagtaagcTATTAATGTTGTGTTTCGGCTTTAAAAAAGTAAGTGCATTTCTAGTTTATTATGGATGTCGATTCTTTTATTAGATGTTGTCTGTATGATTAATAATGCATTTGGTTCAttaagaagaataaaaaatagagCATTTAGTCTTACGTCGCAGTAAACACCGCGATACCTTACAGTACAGTGTGCTCGGTATACCACTGAGTTCGGAaaagtttacattattttataaaaaatcgggACTTGTTAcgtgataatatatagttaGATAACTTTTATGGTTATAGGTACACGGTAACAGTCACTTTTGGAAATTAatgattgtttaattaattatactaatataataaaaataatttctttgttttgttttatttcattccgGTACGGGCTGAAGTTAATACGAGACTCGAGTGAAAATGAGTCAACTCTGAACTGCCTCTGGGTCAAAGTTATTAGATGGGACTAATGGGAGACATAAAAGCTCTGCACAATTTCACCGAAAGTAGTAATCAcgattctgtttttgttttgttttctgtgACGATTCTGTCACGACCGTTTCTATGATGGGTTGTTCCCGCTCGGGAACAccctttcgtcaacactgttgacgatcgggaaaaaaaagtttcgtttgttcgcagtgtccatgaatgctggtcttattaaatattagtatcagaatgcccgat is from Helicoverpa armigera isolate CAAS_96S chromosome 1, ASM3070526v1, whole genome shotgun sequence and encodes:
- the LOC110374231 gene encoding eukaryotic translation initiation factor 4 gamma 3 isoform X1, with translation MPMIVSPLFWEWFNIWLIQFLKDLYHEIKMVALRGTNSSLNTLSHGCVNHGSQSQQSAIDVAQSLQTSLNMPQSAVAQHINANQINLQPLNSVSLQFIPQHTNANNIKHEQSSSRYSNSNCMQPSHHYRLLTQTRPVECYHPSGAAGAAYMPSAAGGAQASAQASLRVQPTPQPSAPPAPQQDMSKTTMAGHTYVSQNQTPQPRPQFANYQYRAQHGSRPNAHPRQQQSYIPSAAATATGPVMYPTLVFQPSPMGMQTYQQPRSTTPGYYPYMGHYIGYNTPPSHTPPYYYTSNNPQLPTPNLQANAPGGRSNPTTLVGPQGTPATPTAPTATLPHPQASTLMHHTMPGIRQAAPKRSHRVPIIHPDTRQEIFSDYNDGLNNETNDRHISQPEPSAHSIAEEFNRMVNEAVNQPSCDNSFKANFVSKNVDAPAPPTPTSVQTQPNAISSINNNVVKSEILTVNESKHLGTDVAVESNETPIVSAISDSPVIVPKMPMNIKQLQKNSEQTVQSLVLDTNKSIPPNKQMKQSKNVPQIEELEKPPEDINSAQIAITTVAPITSSTAITSTVTPVPAATQATSTVTTQTPVPTATPAPQPQRIREPRERLKSEDKEKLKERESQEKETVSASSKPNGPTPAVIISVDSLAEASIFPTSQNQGLGVEQTKKQVTIKQYSPALEAETPADVASNVEPTSSEPLVETTPTATQLLSASIEKVAKEQLSKAPESKEQSSAIEAQVKLTQSISSVLRTNQSDLKMKDINLNKTTDPDTANGNNTEITKTETVKEDINKNEKVLKNIKNSNKKSSNKMANNEPNIKEAESYENGKNETDKVVNVENDKTQPADEMAAPKPAPEDTSKIEAQAAPAVFVPKYKYSEDQWSPLNTAGKKYYDIDLLKQIKDDPLSKNKPVNVSVLEHCNVIRTTPMQEPQPFTPISRPMNDSLFPPFAKPAGMGSRNNTSRDAKKDSRNAAPTGKGSVKLAPSPSVNSAHKPVIHVSLSLREEVKLNEVDSAWKPTRFRKDTVNEEEARTQELYKKFRGILNKLTPQKFDTLLERVKTLEINNQKRLEGVIDLVFEKAIDEPNFSEAYAAMCNKLSVLKVPADNPTSPDKCVNFRALIINKCQNQFETHKVDEQILKLESELAACTDPVKKKELTLMIDEENRRVRMRSVGNVRFIGELYKLKMLTSKIMDYCMKYLIDKVEEEKLECLCKLLTTIGEQVENEVNGQLDNIFKKMQDIVDRKSNKISSRVRFMLQDVIELRKRKWVAKTVIDSQPKMMDQIQKEAEQQQRHIELMNANPMGGFRRDEGGRGKRGDSRRQNPNTAFIDNTWKSSRANYPVDTLKLKAVTQKNLNNIKLAPHNSAWNHGSGTKNTAQASSNSMISISKNMYSVLENVQTDPTSLRANRDMTPNYSKGASIERSTFNSRGDFNASGSSSRSGSVGVARSNSGTRSTSAAPTTPPVANEAPAPAPAPVPQEPLPEAKKKSIKSLIDLCIINSDDVEMVADVKQLFTAQYHAAVVNEILNIAVEKPAKAIGLISKALLNLVTSNIISPENFISGMKEMLEFAPDLYIDIPMLYDNLGKIIAPQIEKKHITFVQLFKVSESIISAHHGHLFLKAVIRDLKESMGPSFVRSKWQESGIQIKQWMDEKLVTTWLEDNKFEFLEGDSKVSEETKKILTPVQTQSKLIQLMNADEGCECIKGWIKDKFGNTANEDWFMRALIQAICEHVLFGPEGRDVPHFNQDRMNKYASLIHDFGETKQSREASCLFGIQQLIHRLEHPQGLTLEIFQYLHDQYIISLDGFIAWEESEKEPEGKGVMMKALTSFFTNIKEADNEDSCSED